One region of Vespa crabro chromosome 15, iyVesCrab1.2, whole genome shotgun sequence genomic DNA includes:
- the LOC124429646 gene encoding peroxisome biogenesis factor 2, with translation MSSVPYVSRVNQLDAMSLDDEINKVFENQIKEIFKFCPPGKMDKWQPEIKVILKILIWNFSLRYKNHTFGQQMLDLRYDNLNKFKSILYLAFKLLPNYIKDRLIDNGMISNHKRMHKLKIYVQWIISLVHLLELINLISFLHRGTQPLLIERLLNISSVSVNRHKPRTIGYSYMTRELLWHGLMELFTLGIPMLNYHYLKQKIRRFWYHSKKDGIKKTFPIMNESTVCAYCKEKPILPTHAGCEHVFCYYCLGANFTAMKIFLCPECDTELHDCDMKNYIAVSNPPFEDDNLQ, from the coding sequence ATGTCATCTGTTCCTTATGTGTCCAGAGTAAATCAGCTAGATGCCATGTCACTAGATGATGAGATTAATAAAGTTTTTGAAAATCagataaaagaaatctttaaaTTCTGTCCACCTGGTAAAATGGATAAGTGGCAACCGGAGATCAAagttattcttaaaattctcATTTGGAATTTTTCCTTGAGATACAAGAATCATACATTTGGACAACAGATGCTTGATCTTCGTTATGACAATTTAAATAAGTTCAAATCTATTTTGTACTTAGCTTTTAAACTCCTGccaaattatattaaagatagatTAATTGATAATGGTATGATATCAAATCACAAAAGAATGCACAAgttgaaaatatatgtacagtGGATAATCAGTTTGGTACACTTGCTggaattgataaatttaataagtttTTTACATCGTGGAACTCAACCTCTTTTGATCGAAAGactattaaacatttcaagtGTTTCTGTAAATCGACATAAGCCAAGAACCATTGGATATTCTTATATGACAAGAGAACTTCTTTGGCACGGTTTAATGGAATTATTTACATTGGGAATACCTATGTTAAACTatcattatttaaaacaaaagataagaCGATTTTGGTATCATAGTAAGAAAGatggaattaaaaaaacatttccAATTATGAATGAATCTACTGTCTGTGCTTACTGCAAGGAGAAACCTATTTTACCAACGCATGCTGGTTGTGAACACGTTTTCTGTTATTACTGCTTGGGCGCAAATTTTACTGCAATGAAGATATTTCTTTGTCCAGAATGCGATACCGAATTACACGACTgtgatatgaaaaattatattgccGTTTCTAATCCACCATTTGAGGATGACAATTTGCAGTGA
- the LOC124429645 gene encoding myeloid differentiation primary response protein MyD88-like — protein sequence MDLSMVPLTALSIRTKNTISNLLNPTKFLPCDNGLPRDWRGLAHLANIEGELLPLVSSHSDQTMFILNTVIKRKSNDDIANLLHMLSTLERWDIIDDIQQFIDEDIKKYLECLEKSQITIEAIEENVDTKILTVDDIYRIKQGLENQRYDAFVLYANEDIDFANEMIDQLEKFNIKLCVKDRDLIGGISFEHEAVMTLISERCNRMIIIISPNFFKSSANEFFLNYAQAVSIDKRQRKIIPCLYKQCVLPIQLRYMCILDYTRVGLYDFWGRLRDSIQVSNTLHNENIKEQKLLKITLKQETKKESHETIPYLPSLDNLSTLDITTDSTDISQDKSKENKSKKKRFKKIKTIKKMLLKS from the exons ATGGATTTATCAATGGTACCATTAACGGCCCTATCCATAAGAACTAAAAATACTATTTCTAACCTATTAAATCCTACAAAATTTCTTCCATGCGATAATGGTTTACCCAg AGATTGGAGAGGTCTAGCACATTTAGCAAATATAGAAGGTGAACTTTTACCTTTGGTGTCGTCTCATTCTGATCAAACTATGTTTATTCTAAACActgttataaaaagaaaaagtaatgatGATATTGCAAACTTACTACATATGTTATCTACACTAGAAAGATGGgatattattgatgatattcAACAATTCATCG atgaggatattaaaaaatatttagaatgtTTGGAAAAATCTCAAATAACAATTGAAGCGATCGAGGAAAATGTCGATACTAAAATATTAACAGTAG atgaTATTTATAGAATTAAACAAGGTTTAGAAAATCAGAGATATGATGCTTTTGTATTGTATGCGAATGAAGATATTGACTTTGCAAATGAAATGATAGATCAGCTTGAAAAATTCAACATAAAA CTTTGTGTAAAGGATCGAGATTTAATAGGAGGTATTAGTTTTGAACATGAGGCTGTGATGACTCTTATATCAGAGCGTTGTAATagaatgatcataataatatctccTAATTTTTTTAAGAGTTCTGCAAACGagttttttttgaattatgcTCAAGCTGTAAGCATTG ATAAGCGTCAGAGGAAAATTATACCTTGTTTATACAAACAGTGTGTACTACCGATTCAACTTAGGTATATGTGTATTCTTGATTATACTCGAGTCGGTTTATATGATTTTTGGGGACGATTAAGAGATTCCATCCAGGTTTCAAATACATtacataatgaaaatataaaggagcaaaaactattaaaaataacattaaaacaagaaactaaaaaagaaagtcatGAAACCATTCCTTATTTGCCGTCTCTGGATAATTTAAGTACATTAGATATTACAACAGATTCAACGGATATAAGCCAAGATAAatctaaagaaaataagtccaagaagaaaagatttaaaaaaattaagacaATTAAAAAGATGCTGTTAAAGTCATGA